The proteins below come from a single Erinaceus europaeus chromosome 20, mEriEur2.1, whole genome shotgun sequence genomic window:
- the DCUN1D5 gene encoding DCN1-like protein 5 isoform X4, whose product MCDCTEKLQNKFDFLRSQLNDISSFKNIYRYAFDFARDKDQRSLDMDTAKSMLALLLGRTWPLFSVFYQYLEQSKYRVMNKDQWYNVLEFSRTVHADLSNYDEDGAWPVLLDEFVEWQKVRQTS is encoded by the exons gtgtGACTGCACAGAAAAACTACAGAACAAATTTGACTTTTTGCGCTCACAGTTGAATGATATTTCATCATTTAAGAATATCTACAGATATGCCTTTGATTTTGCAAGG GATAAAGATCAAAGGAGCCTTGATATGGACACCGCTAAATCTATGCTGGCTCTGCTGCTGGGAAGGACGTGGCCGCTGTTCTCAGTATTTTACCAGTACCTAGAG CAATCGAAGTATCGGGTTATGAACAAAGACCAGTGGTACAATGTATTAGAATTCAGTAGAACCGTCCATGCTGATCTTAGTAACTATGATGAAGATGGTGCTT GGCCCGTTCTTCTCGATGAATTTGTTGAGTGGCAGAAAGTTCGTCAAACATCATAG